Proteins from one Halopseudomonas pelagia genomic window:
- a CDS encoding glycosyltransferase yields the protein MTNFSVVTINWNNLAGLQKTYESIVRQKYRNFRWIVMDGASTDGSAQWLAELNEPLAEITSEADKGIYDAMNKGLIRATETPGYTLFMNSGDQFYDENSLEKVALAAERASVVPKYIYGDYYLENAEGKLTAAYGKPINKIFLGMPSCHQAMYFENAHLSKIRFRQNYKLSADYCMIIEFVKELDKNTEILHLRTPLCIFDTTGVSQRRRFAALKEDVDIRMQYLKLNAPKAYGLYGLHYLHTHSKILRATLEKRFA from the coding sequence ATGACCAACTTCAGCGTCGTCACTATTAACTGGAACAATCTGGCGGGTTTGCAGAAAACCTACGAGAGCATCGTTCGTCAAAAGTACCGCAATTTTCGCTGGATCGTGATGGACGGAGCTTCCACCGACGGCAGTGCGCAGTGGCTTGCCGAACTGAACGAGCCGTTGGCAGAGATCACCTCGGAAGCCGATAAAGGCATTTACGACGCCATGAACAAAGGCTTGATCAGAGCGACAGAAACCCCCGGCTATACGTTGTTCATGAACAGTGGCGACCAATTCTACGATGAGAACTCGCTGGAGAAGGTGGCGCTGGCCGCGGAGCGGGCTAGCGTTGTACCGAAGTATATTTACGGTGATTACTATCTAGAGAACGCCGAAGGCAAGCTGACTGCGGCCTATGGCAAGCCTATCAACAAGATCTTTCTCGGCATGCCGTCCTGCCACCAGGCCATGTACTTCGAAAATGCGCATTTGAGCAAGATCCGCTTCCGCCAGAATTACAAGCTGTCGGCCGACTATTGCATGATCATCGAGTTCGTGAAGGAGCTGGATAAAAACACCGAAATACTGCACTTGCGCACACCACTGTGCATCTTCGATACCACGGGCGTCTCCCAGCGCCGGCGCTTCGCAGCGCTGAAAGAGGATGTGGATATCCGCATGCAATACCTGAAGCTCAATGCCCCAAAAGCGTACGGACTTTATGGCCTACACTATCTGCATACGCACAGCAAAATTCTCCGGGCCACGCTGGAGAAACGCTTTGCCTGA
- a CDS encoding GDP-mannose mannosyl hydrolase — protein sequence MFLDADSFKTVVASTPLVSIDLLVSNSDGAVLLGQRLNRPAQGTWFVPGGRIYKNESLDQAFQRLTEDELGRVFVRQQADMLGVYEHFYHDSVFGQGGDAPSTHYVVIAYQITLSAEDTLSPPPDQHRLYRWWQRNDMATSDQVHLNSKVYLDACTSI from the coding sequence GTGTTCCTTGACGCCGACAGTTTCAAAACCGTGGTGGCCAGCACGCCGCTGGTATCGATCGATTTGCTGGTGAGCAACAGCGATGGCGCCGTCCTGCTCGGACAACGCCTCAATCGTCCGGCACAAGGCACCTGGTTTGTGCCGGGCGGGCGTATCTACAAGAACGAAAGCCTGGACCAGGCCTTCCAGCGCCTTACCGAAGACGAGCTGGGCCGTGTATTTGTTCGGCAGCAGGCCGACATGCTGGGCGTTTATGAGCATTTTTATCATGACAGCGTATTCGGTCAGGGCGGCGACGCACCCAGCACGCACTACGTTGTGATCGCGTATCAGATCACGCTGAGTGCCGAAGATACTCTCAGCCCGCCGCCTGACCAGCACAGGCTGTATCGCTGGTGGCAGAGAAACGACATGGCAACGTCCGATCAGGTTCATTTGAATTCAAAAGTCTATCTCGACGCTTGTACGTCGATCTGA
- a CDS encoding lipopolysaccharide biosynthesis protein yields MGIRELTKSKLLRNILTVVSGTAGAQMVAMAFMPIITRLYGPENYGVLGVFLGLVAMTVPVAALTYPMSIVLPSRDDEGRNLVKLSIILAIGVAALSAVLLHFFGGQLVALMGVEAITPFLMLLPLAMFCGAALETAQQWLIRKQRFKVTARVAVAHSIIHNIGRSTAGLIHASAAMLVITTALGPLLHAGMLFFGIRRDKAIGRKHPEDQPTEVSTILGVAGRYSDFPIYRAPQMLINAVSQNLPTLVLAAYFGASAAGFFAICKQTLSMPTHLIGKSVADVYYPKLAKAIQEEQAITGMLLKAFIGLAAVGLVPFATVFFFGPWLFSFVFGTEWAIAGEFARWLALSEYAVFISRPCTVAAPALRLQRRYLAIEVISTIMRVSSLFIGALWLQDALGTVIAFAMASIFIYTSLIFIVLYEARKWHKRLTPRS; encoded by the coding sequence ATGGGTATTCGTGAGCTCACAAAAAGCAAGTTGCTGCGCAATATACTCACGGTGGTGTCCGGCACTGCCGGGGCACAGATGGTCGCGATGGCTTTCATGCCCATCATCACGCGCCTGTATGGTCCGGAAAACTATGGGGTGTTGGGCGTGTTTCTCGGATTGGTGGCGATGACCGTGCCGGTCGCAGCCCTGACCTATCCGATGTCTATCGTGCTACCCAGCCGCGATGATGAAGGGCGCAACCTGGTCAAGCTGTCGATTATCCTGGCGATAGGCGTAGCCGCGTTGAGCGCCGTACTACTGCATTTTTTCGGCGGGCAACTGGTTGCGCTGATGGGCGTAGAAGCCATCACGCCATTCCTGATGTTGCTGCCGCTGGCGATGTTCTGTGGCGCGGCTCTGGAAACTGCCCAGCAATGGTTGATCCGCAAACAGCGTTTCAAGGTCACGGCCCGGGTCGCCGTAGCCCACTCCATTATTCACAATATCGGCCGCAGCACTGCCGGTCTGATACACGCTTCCGCCGCCATGCTGGTGATCACTACCGCGCTCGGACCCTTGCTGCATGCGGGCATGTTGTTTTTCGGCATCCGCCGCGACAAGGCGATCGGTCGCAAGCATCCCGAAGATCAACCGACTGAAGTGTCCACGATTCTTGGCGTAGCTGGCCGCTACAGCGACTTCCCGATTTACCGGGCACCGCAGATGTTGATCAATGCTGTCTCGCAGAATTTGCCGACTTTGGTTCTGGCCGCCTATTTTGGTGCTTCAGCCGCTGGGTTTTTCGCTATTTGCAAGCAAACCCTGAGCATGCCCACCCACCTGATCGGCAAATCGGTGGCCGATGTTTACTACCCCAAGCTGGCGAAAGCCATTCAGGAGGAGCAGGCAATCACCGGCATGCTGCTCAAAGCCTTTATCGGCCTGGCGGCGGTAGGTCTGGTGCCGTTCGCCACCGTATTCTTTTTCGGCCCCTGGCTATTCTCTTTTGTCTTTGGCACCGAATGGGCGATCGCTGGCGAATTCGCACGGTGGCTGGCGCTGTCAGAATATGCGGTATTCATCAGCCGGCCCTGCACTGTTGCAGCACCGGCCCTGCGACTGCAGCGCCGCTATCTGGCTATCGAGGTGATCAGTACGATCATGCGCGTCAGCTCGCTGTTTATCGGGGCGCTCTGGTTACAGGACGCACTAGGCACTGTAATCGCCTTCGCGATGGCCAGCATCTTCATTTACACCAGCTTGATTTTTATCGTGCTCTACGAAGCTCGCAAATGGCACAAGCGCCTGACACCTCGGAGCTGA
- a CDS encoding GDP-L-fucose synthase family protein, producing MTEKTRHQRVFVAGHRGMVGSAIVRRLTALGYDNIIVRDRQSLNLLDQAEVNAFFAEQAIDQVYLAAAKVGGIHANNVYPAEFIYQNLMIQANIIQAAHANDVQKLLFLGSSCIYPKLAEQPMREEALLTGTLEPTNEPYALAKIAGIKLCESYNRQYQRDYRSVMPTNLYGPGDNYHPENSHVIPALLRRFHEATLRGDQEVIIWGSGEPMREFLHVDDMAAASVHVMNLDTPTYQEHTQPMLSHINVGTGEDCTIAELAQTIAKVTGFEGWLGFDPSKPDGAPRKLMDVSRLASLGWSASIGLEDGLRDAYSWFVEHMNEARS from the coding sequence ATGACCGAGAAGACACGCCATCAGCGCGTTTTCGTCGCTGGCCATCGAGGTATGGTCGGCTCAGCCATCGTCAGACGCCTGACTGCGTTGGGCTATGACAACATCATTGTCCGCGACCGCCAGTCTCTGAACCTGCTGGATCAGGCTGAAGTGAACGCGTTCTTCGCCGAGCAGGCCATTGATCAGGTCTATCTGGCCGCTGCCAAGGTCGGTGGCATTCACGCCAACAACGTCTACCCGGCAGAGTTCATCTATCAAAACCTGATGATCCAGGCCAATATCATCCAGGCCGCCCATGCCAACGATGTACAGAAACTGCTGTTTCTCGGCTCATCGTGTATTTATCCCAAGCTGGCAGAGCAGCCGATGCGCGAAGAGGCCCTGCTGACCGGTACTCTGGAGCCCACCAATGAGCCTTATGCGCTGGCGAAAATTGCCGGCATCAAGCTGTGCGAGAGCTATAACCGCCAGTACCAGCGCGACTATCGAAGCGTGATGCCAACCAATTTGTATGGCCCTGGCGATAACTACCATCCGGAAAACAGCCACGTGATTCCCGCATTGCTGCGGCGCTTCCACGAGGCCACGTTGCGCGGTGATCAGGAAGTCATCATCTGGGGCAGTGGGGAGCCCATGCGCGAATTTCTGCATGTGGATGACATGGCCGCAGCCAGCGTGCATGTCATGAACTTGGATACGCCTACCTATCAGGAGCATACCCAGCCCATGCTGTCGCATATCAACGTCGGTACCGGTGAGGATTGCACCATTGCCGAGCTGGCCCAGACCATTGCCAAAGTGACCGGCTTCGAAGGCTGGCTAGGCTTTGATCCGAGCAAACCCGATGGCGCGCCACGCAAGCTGATGGATGTATCGCGTCTGGCGTCGTTGGGCTGGAGCGCCAGTATCGGGCTGGAAGACGGGCTTCGCGATGCCTACAGCTGGTTTGTCGAGCACATGAACGAAGCCCGGAGCTAG
- a CDS encoding UDP-glucose dehydrogenase family protein, which yields MDITVIGTGYVGLVTGACIAEMGNTVYCVDTDPKKIENLKKGILPIYEPELDTLVTENHAADRLHFTTTLKDSIEHSNVFFIAVGTPPGEDGSADLQYVVEVARQIGSLITRPSVVINKSTVPVGTADLVQATISEQLKQRGLDLSFDVVSNPEFLKEGSAVNDFMHPDRIIVGTESENARQVMTELYAPFIRNRPRMMFMGVRDAEMTKYAANAMLATKISFMNEIAGLCERLDVDIEHVRLGIGSDQRIGYHFIYAGCGYGGSCFPKDVKALISIAHQNDYEPKLLQAVEDRNAVQKQSLYNKLMTHFDGELSGKTFAVWGLAFKPGTDDMREAPSVVLINSLINAGAKVKAYDPIAADSARREFPEQWFNEQKLTIVEGQYEAAIDADALVLVTEWKPFRRPDFKALKKLLNHPLIVDGRNQYDPVQIKREGFTYYGIGRMPINA from the coding sequence ATGGACATTACTGTCATTGGAACCGGCTATGTAGGGCTGGTTACCGGGGCCTGTATCGCCGAAATGGGTAACACTGTTTACTGCGTTGATACCGACCCGAAAAAGATCGAGAACCTCAAGAAAGGCATTCTGCCGATCTATGAGCCGGAGCTCGATACCCTGGTGACAGAAAACCATGCCGCCGACAGGTTGCATTTCACCACCACGCTGAAAGACAGCATTGAGCATTCCAACGTATTCTTCATCGCAGTCGGTACCCCGCCCGGCGAAGACGGCTCGGCGGATCTGCAGTATGTGGTGGAAGTGGCCAGGCAGATCGGCAGCCTGATCACCCGGCCATCGGTTGTGATCAACAAGTCCACAGTGCCGGTAGGCACCGCGGACCTGGTACAGGCCACTATCAGTGAGCAGCTCAAGCAGCGCGGCCTGGACCTGAGTTTTGACGTGGTATCCAACCCCGAATTTCTCAAGGAAGGCTCTGCGGTCAATGATTTCATGCACCCGGATCGCATCATTGTCGGTACCGAAAGCGAGAACGCTCGCCAGGTGATGACCGAGCTCTATGCGCCTTTTATTCGCAACCGCCCACGGATGATGTTCATGGGCGTGCGCGATGCGGAAATGACCAAGTACGCAGCCAACGCAATGCTCGCCACCAAGATTTCCTTCATGAATGAAATCGCTGGTCTGTGTGAACGCCTGGACGTGGACATTGAGCACGTCCGCCTGGGTATTGGTTCTGACCAGCGCATCGGCTACCACTTCATCTACGCCGGATGTGGCTATGGCGGCTCGTGCTTTCCCAAGGATGTGAAAGCGCTGATCAGTATCGCCCATCAAAATGATTACGAGCCCAAGCTGCTGCAAGCGGTTGAAGACCGCAATGCCGTGCAAAAACAGTCGCTGTATAACAAGCTGATGACGCATTTTGACGGCGAGTTGAGCGGCAAGACCTTCGCCGTCTGGGGGCTGGCCTTCAAACCGGGCACCGACGATATGCGTGAGGCACCCAGCGTGGTGCTGATCAACAGCCTGATCAATGCCGGTGCAAAGGTGAAAGCGTACGACCCGATCGCCGCTGACTCCGCGCGCCGGGAGTTTCCCGAGCAATGGTTCAATGAACAGAAACTCACTATCGTCGAAGGTCAGTACGAAGCCGCCATCGATGCAGACGCGCTCGTGCTTGTCACTGAATGGAAGCCTTTCCGCCGGCCTGATTTCAAGGCCTTGAAGAAGCTGCTCAACCATCCCTTGATCGTCGATGGGCGTAATCAGTACGACCCTGTCCAGATCAAGCGTGAGGGTTTTACCTATTACGGCATTGGCCGTATGCCGATCAATGCCTGA
- a CDS encoding tyrosine-protein phosphatase — MIDLHCHLLPGIDDGPEDMQTALEMARTAESSGITHMVCTPHIHPGRYDNSAAIIRNVCRQFAAAISEAGIKVRVSYAAEVRFGSELMSMISEGSIPFVGRWKGRRVMLLEFPHGGIPFGAEQMTRWLLSRGVMPMIVHPERNKGFMQQPARLRPFIQQGCLVQLTAGSVAGSFGEPAQDLALDLIKQGVVTILASDAHNLVHRPPDMQPGLEVAMEILGERTARRLVVDTPWLIAEHHFVRP, encoded by the coding sequence ATGATTGACCTGCACTGTCACTTGCTACCGGGCATCGATGATGGCCCGGAGGACATGCAGACTGCACTGGAAATGGCCAGAACTGCAGAGTCTAGCGGCATCACCCACATGGTCTGTACGCCGCATATCCATCCCGGACGTTACGACAACAGCGCAGCCATTATCCGCAATGTCTGCCGCCAATTTGCCGCGGCGATCTCAGAGGCGGGCATCAAAGTTCGGGTCAGTTACGCCGCTGAAGTACGTTTCGGCAGTGAACTGATGAGCATGATAAGCGAAGGCAGCATTCCCTTCGTAGGGCGTTGGAAAGGTCGCAGAGTCATGCTTCTGGAGTTTCCGCACGGTGGCATTCCGTTCGGTGCCGAGCAGATGACGCGTTGGCTGCTGAGCCGAGGAGTCATGCCCATGATCGTTCATCCGGAGCGCAATAAAGGTTTTATGCAACAACCAGCGCGGCTGCGACCTTTCATCCAGCAGGGCTGCCTGGTGCAACTGACCGCCGGGTCGGTGGCAGGCTCATTTGGTGAGCCTGCGCAAGATCTAGCCCTGGATTTGATCAAGCAGGGCGTGGTGACCATTTTAGCCAGCGATGCACACAACCTGGTGCACAGGCCACCGGATATGCAGCCTGGCCTTGAGGTGGCCATGGAGATTCTCGGTGAGAGGACTGCGCGGCGGCTGGTTGTTGATACGCCATGGCTGATTGCAGAACACCATTTCGTTAGACCCTAG
- a CDS encoding undecaprenyl-phosphate glucose phosphotransferase: MIAKRNNPAVNRHGLTFWVQWFCAVSLVSILLCYLAIDQFGMVSTQYRMLIVVTVFASVPAYMLAHVYHKRHGYFAGLGHLLIGWATLLSGLFVIAHLSNSSDLFSPRILLKWATLGFVVQAVAYLPMRYFANLHSSKLRVGRTSAILGTGATAYDLAKRLAASGRVPLLGMLSSQPDTETADPRFPVLGDLSTLREQVEKHNIKRVYIALSLNEVPSIEALYLTLLDLSVDVVWIPDFGGMPLLNQSISEIEQLPAIYLNETPFSSHPAAVFTKDLMDRAIAMLAILALSPVFLAAAIAVKRSSPGPVLFLQPRHGWNGEVIHVMKFRSMRMHEDDTVVKQATREDPRVTPAGRILRKTSIDELPQLFNVLRGEMSLVGPRPHAVTHNDYYSDKILAYMARHRIKPGITGLAQVNGHRGETETIEKMQQRVEQDLAYINSWSLWLDIKILFRTPFALFSRDVY, encoded by the coding sequence ATGATCGCGAAACGAAACAACCCGGCTGTCAACCGACACGGTCTGACTTTTTGGGTGCAGTGGTTTTGTGCTGTTTCACTGGTCAGCATTTTACTTTGCTATCTAGCCATCGATCAGTTCGGCATGGTTTCCACCCAGTACCGTATGCTGATCGTCGTCACGGTATTTGCTTCAGTTCCGGCTTATATGCTGGCGCATGTCTATCATAAGCGGCATGGCTATTTTGCCGGGCTCGGCCACCTGCTGATTGGCTGGGCGACCTTGCTGAGCGGGCTGTTTGTGATCGCCCACCTTAGTAACAGCAGCGACTTGTTCTCGCCCCGCATTCTGCTCAAGTGGGCGACGCTAGGCTTTGTGGTGCAAGCGGTGGCCTACCTGCCTATGCGCTACTTCGCCAACCTGCATTCCAGCAAACTGCGTGTGGGCCGCACGTCCGCGATCCTCGGCACGGGTGCTACCGCCTATGATCTGGCCAAGCGACTCGCCGCTTCTGGCCGAGTGCCGCTGCTGGGCATGCTATCCTCGCAACCCGATACCGAAACCGCAGACCCCCGATTCCCTGTGCTGGGCGACTTGAGCACGCTGCGTGAGCAGGTCGAGAAACATAACATCAAGCGCGTTTACATCGCGCTAAGCCTGAACGAAGTCCCGTCGATCGAAGCGCTCTACCTGACACTGCTTGATCTGAGCGTGGACGTTGTATGGATCCCCGATTTTGGCGGCATGCCGCTCCTCAACCAGTCGATTTCCGAGATCGAGCAACTGCCGGCAATTTATCTGAATGAAACGCCTTTCAGCTCGCACCCCGCAGCAGTGTTCACCAAGGACTTGATGGACCGGGCGATAGCCATGCTCGCCATCCTGGCGCTCAGCCCGGTTTTTCTAGCCGCAGCCATTGCAGTGAAACGTTCGTCGCCCGGGCCTGTCCTGTTCCTTCAGCCGCGCCACGGTTGGAATGGCGAAGTCATCCATGTGATGAAGTTCCGCTCCATGCGCATGCATGAGGATGACACCGTGGTGAAGCAGGCCACCCGCGAAGATCCCCGCGTGACGCCAGCAGGACGCATTTTGCGCAAAACCTCGATCGACGAACTGCCGCAACTATTCAACGTGCTACGCGGTGAAATGTCTCTGGTCGGACCTCGCCCCCACGCAGTCACGCATAACGATTACTACAGCGACAAGATCCTTGCCTATATGGCGCGTCACCGCATCAAGCCCGGCATTACCGGTTTGGCGCAAGTTAACGGCCACCGCGGCGAAACGGAAACCATCGAAAAGATGCAACAGCGGGTAGAGCAAGACCTGGCCTATATCAATAGCTGGTCGCTCTGGCTGGACATCAAGATCCTGTTCCGCACGCCCTTCGCGTTGTTCTCACGAGACGTGTACTAA
- a CDS encoding glycosyl transferase family 2 has product MTQSLPTIIVIGYNRPASLSRLLGSLRNAHFPAGNVRLIISLDNSGMLEPLEVAKAFDWPHGDKRIIAHETRLGLRNHVLSCGDLTEEYGDVLVLEDDLFVSPFFYQYTSAALDFYADDQAIAGISLYSQQFNQTANLPFMPVDNGDADVYFMQLAASWGQAWSRRQWRGFRQWMQEHGTDITNIANIPADILSWPDSSWLKLYNAYIISRNKFFVYPYRSLTTNFGDPGQHFNIASSRFQVPVQQRSMTHQFVSLGASLAIYDAFCEISPASIKMQNPLLADYDFTVNLYGCKHHTDGLQLARSNRQGLHNFSLSMKPMELSVMHNVEGEGISLIEPSSATSYASSAEAEYGMYRFFYKFPSPRIILSGLLERVQLVVSRFGSR; this is encoded by the coding sequence ATGACGCAATCCCTACCCACGATCATTGTGATCGGCTATAACCGCCCTGCCAGTCTGTCGCGATTGCTGGGCTCCCTGCGCAATGCACACTTTCCGGCAGGCAATGTCCGTTTGATCATCAGCCTGGATAACTCCGGCATGCTCGAGCCTCTGGAGGTAGCGAAAGCCTTTGATTGGCCACACGGCGACAAACGTATCATCGCGCACGAAACTCGGCTGGGCCTGCGCAATCACGTCTTGAGCTGTGGCGATCTGACCGAAGAATACGGCGACGTGCTGGTATTGGAAGATGATTTGTTCGTCTCCCCCTTCTTCTATCAGTACACCAGCGCGGCTCTGGACTTTTACGCGGACGATCAGGCGATTGCCGGCATCAGCCTGTACAGCCAGCAATTCAATCAAACCGCTAATCTGCCGTTTATGCCGGTGGACAATGGCGATGCCGATGTCTATTTCATGCAGCTGGCTGCTTCCTGGGGTCAGGCCTGGTCTCGCCGGCAATGGCGGGGCTTTCGCCAATGGATGCAGGAGCATGGAACGGACATTACTAATATTGCGAATATTCCAGCAGACATTCTCAGTTGGCCGGACTCCTCCTGGTTGAAGCTGTACAACGCCTACATCATCTCGCGGAACAAGTTTTTCGTGTATCCGTACCGGTCATTAACGACCAATTTTGGCGATCCGGGCCAGCACTTCAATATCGCCTCATCGCGCTTCCAGGTGCCGGTCCAACAGCGCAGCATGACCCACCAGTTTGTGTCGCTGGGCGCCAGCCTGGCCATCTACGACGCCTTCTGCGAAATCTCTCCGGCCAGTATCAAGATGCAGAATCCGCTGTTGGCCGATTATGACTTCACGGTTAATTTGTATGGCTGCAAACACCACACTGACGGGCTGCAGCTAGCTCGCAGCAACAGGCAAGGCCTGCACAACTTCAGCTTATCCATGAAACCTATGGAGCTAAGCGTGATGCACAACGTCGAGGGCGAGGGTATCAGCCTGATTGAGCCATCAAGCGCTACCAGTTACGCCTCGTCTGCAGAAGCCGAATACGGCATGTACCGATTTTTCTACAAATTCCCCTCCCCGCGGATCATTTTGTCCGGCCTGCTGGAACGGGTTCAGTTAGTCGTCAGCCGCTTTGGATCCCGCTGA
- the gmd gene encoding GDP-mannose 4,6-dehydratase, whose protein sequence is MERKKALITGITGQDGSYLAELLLEKGYEVHGIKRRASLFNTQRVDHIYQDPHVENQNFVLHYGDLSDSSNLTRIIQQVQPDEVYNLGAQSHVAVSFESPEYTADVDAMGTLRILEAIRLLGLEKKTRFYQASTSELYGLVQESPQKETTPFYPRSPYAVAKLYAYWITVNYREAYGMYACNGILFNHESPRRGETFVTRKITRGLANIAQGLETCLYMGNIDSLRDWGHAKDYVRMQWMMMQQEQPEDFVIATGVQYSVREFISWSAAELGITLRFEGTGVDEKGIVDKVVGDQAPAVKVGDVLIQVDPRYFRPAEVETLLGDPSKAKSKLGWVPEVTVQEMCAEMVREDLKVARRHALLKEHGHDVPLTVES, encoded by the coding sequence ATGGAACGCAAAAAAGCACTTATCACCGGCATCACCGGGCAAGATGGTTCCTATCTGGCGGAACTGCTGTTGGAAAAAGGCTATGAAGTGCATGGCATCAAGCGCCGTGCGTCCTTGTTCAATACGCAACGGGTGGACCACATTTACCAAGACCCGCATGTCGAAAATCAGAATTTTGTGCTGCATTACGGCGACCTGAGCGACTCCTCCAACCTGACGCGCATCATTCAACAGGTGCAGCCTGATGAGGTGTACAACCTGGGAGCCCAGTCACACGTTGCGGTCAGCTTCGAGTCGCCGGAATACACCGCCGACGTGGACGCTATGGGTACACTGCGTATCCTTGAGGCCATTCGCCTGCTCGGGCTGGAAAAGAAAACCCGCTTCTATCAGGCCTCCACTTCCGAGCTGTATGGCCTGGTCCAGGAAAGCCCACAGAAGGAAACTACGCCTTTCTACCCGCGTTCGCCCTACGCCGTCGCCAAGCTCTACGCCTACTGGATTACCGTGAACTACCGCGAGGCCTACGGCATGTACGCCTGCAACGGTATTCTGTTCAACCATGAGTCGCCGCGCCGCGGTGAGACCTTCGTCACGCGCAAGATAACCCGCGGTCTGGCCAATATTGCCCAGGGCCTGGAGACATGCCTGTACATGGGTAATATCGACTCCCTGCGTGACTGGGGGCATGCGAAAGACTACGTGCGCATGCAGTGGATGATGATGCAGCAGGAGCAGCCTGAAGACTTCGTCATCGCTACCGGCGTGCAGTATTCGGTACGCGAATTCATTAGCTGGTCCGCCGCCGAGCTGGGCATCACGTTGCGCTTTGAAGGCACTGGCGTGGATGAAAAAGGCATCGTCGACAAGGTTGTTGGCGACCAGGCTCCGGCGGTCAAGGTGGGCGACGTGCTGATTCAGGTCGACCCGCGTTACTTCCGCCCTGCCGAGGTAGAAACCCTGCTCGGTGATCCCTCCAAGGCCAAGTCGAAATTGGGCTGGGTGCCGGAAGTCACCGTGCAGGAGATGTGCGCTGAAATGGTCCGTGAAGATCTCAAGGTCGCCCGTCGCCATGCGCTGCTGAAAGAGCATGGTCACGACGTTCCCTTGACCGTGGAGAGCTGA